GTGTCCTTTGTAGAGAGTATGGCATAATGGTTTAAAGACTTTGGAGTCAGTTGGACTTAGGTTTGACTTCTCTGTGTCTTACTAGCATGTGAAAGCATATGTTAACCTCTCAAATcctgtttcttcacctgtaagaCGGCATTGATCATACCTACTTAATTGAAATTTTGTAAAGATTAGGTGAGATAATGCATGGTAAACTCAACTGGTAGCAGTTGTAATGAAGATGATTAAATCTTCCATTATCCCCCTCCACCTCACATTATACTTAGGCCATCATTCGTTCATTTATTCCAGAAACATTTATGGAGGTTTTTCTGTAGTTCAGAATCAAAAGAACACCTTTGAGAAGCATCATAGACTTCCAGCCACTGAGCAGGTCCCACTGAGAAAGAGACTGTGTAAAGACCATATGGGTGGAGGGAGCATGGTGTATTAGAGGAACTATGAGAAGGTTAGTGTAGTTTTTAGAAAAGGAACAGGTTAGTTGTGATGGTGAGGTTGGAAGGTATGCAGGGGCAAAACCGTGATGGACCATCTAGTAGTATTAAAGGTGTTGTGTTTTAGAATAAGTATTATAAGAAGCCATTGGGGCTGCATTGTCCAATATGATAGCTACTAGCTGCTGGTAACTGCtgtgcacttgaaatgtggctagtccaaataACTGTAAAATACACATCGGATTTTAAAgacttaattgtttttttaatgttgcatgttgaaatgataaagtGTTGGATATATATCATTAATCATAAATAATATATCATAAATTATTGAATAAtatatcataaataaaatattataaaatttgttTTACATGTTATTACTTTTTTAACATGACTTACTAGAAAACTTGAAATTACATATggggcttgcattatatttctccTGGACAGTGCTGTATCGGAGGGTTTTAAGCATGGGTAGTGGGACATGACATGATCAAATTTGTGTTTTGAAAAGATAATCCTGTCTGTGGTGTAGAAAATGGATTGGATGGGAATCAGAGAAGACCAGTAAGTAGGAAAAGGTGATACTTTCACTAAGATGGTAGCATCAAGATTGGAGAGAAGTAGATGAATTTAAATGGTTTCAGGAGGTGAAAATAATAATTCTTAGTGAACAAATCTATATAGGGTGTGAGCTAGAACAAAGATGTGTTGAGTTTAGATGTCTCTGAGATCTCTAAGTGGAGATGTCCAGTAAGAAATTGGATATTTGAATCTGAAGCTCCTAGGAGAGGTCTGGAGTAAAGAAATTAGTCAGTAGTGTATTGGTAGCTATTGAAGCCTTGGATGCAGGTGAGCTTGCCCATTGGTGGAGCTTAGGGTAAGGAATGAAGCCCTAGTATTGAGCCTTGAGGAATCCAACATTAAAAACTGGACAGAAATGGATGAACCTGCAAAGAAGAcaggaggagcagagagagaggtaAGAGAAAAATCGAGAGAGTGTGGTGTCACATAGGCCAAGGGATAATACATCATAAAGGGaggaaacagaactgaaaaatgtCCGATGGATTTAGCACATTGGTCATTGGTAATTTAGTGGTAACTCTTTGGAGTGGTAGTGGATGGAAGCTAAATTAGAGGGATTGAGGAGGGAGGTGGAagatgagaaaaacagaaacaatgaatGTTGATAACTCTTAAGGCACTTGGCCTTGAAGGGAAAAAGAGATGGGACCCTGTTTACCCTCATTAAGAGTTAGCGTAGCAGAAAAGCTTGAGATGTAATATGTAGAAGGAGAGAATATATATTAGAGAAAGAGTTCTGTGAAATtttatgtacatgtgtatatgtcTCCATTTGTAAATCAGGGGTAAGGAACAGTTTTAAGAGTATATAGAGACCTTTTTGAGGATGAGAAAGAGACCCTTCTCTTACAGATACTATGAAAGAGCAAGAACTGTGAAACATAATGTATAACCCACAGTACATGTTATTAGGATGCATGTTTGGTACAGTATTTCAGTGATTAATTCATTAAGGCCTAGTTTATACTGTAAACTTGACTTACTTCTTCTTTCTCTTAGAGGAGGCCAGGTAACCATGTCGGCTGCAGCTGTGGAAGCAGTTAATGCTGCCCCCCTCTCCGGGTCCAAAGAAATGAGTTTGGAGGAACCAAAAAAGATGACCAGAGAGgactggagaaagaagaaagaactagaaGAACAGCGAAAACTGGGTAATGCTCCTGCAGAAGTTGATGAAGAAGGAAAGTAAGTATTCTGTTTTTACCACATGTTCTGTTTATTCATAATTCAAATTCATGTCCACTTACTTTATCAATTTCTCATTCCTTGCTTTGGTAGGAAACTACCTTTACCATTtacatccttttgtttttattatttattttatcagaCTAATATACATAAAGTTTAATGATGAATTCATACTGAAGGACTTATAGTGAACAGCAATACTTCCATTCCGCccttcccattccctgtcccACTCTACAGAAGTGACTACTTTTAAATCTTTCTATTTTGAGTTGTTCTGGTTAATACCTCCACATCTCTAAATAACATACTTACACCATTATTTTAGTCACTCAGTTCTAGCCATTATCTGTTAACTTCTTGCTATAATAGAAGATTTAGCTCTAACATACATCCCTATCTTTTTCCACCACTTCTCCCCCTTCAATTATATCACTAGTCTTAGTTTCTTTGttggaaaattttaatttgtagtataaattactttctttattcttaattgttcttttattttgttatagAGATATTAATTGtattccctcttccttcttccactACAGTTATATCTCTATTCTTCTCTTTATGGGCAACCTTTATAATTgtaatatcatttattttcaaattttactcttaaatttttttttttttacattattacaGAGATATCAACCCTCATATTCCTCAGTATATTTCTTCAGTGCCATGGTATATTGATCCATCAAAAAGACCTACATTAAAGCACCAGAGACCACaaccagagaaacaaaagcagtTCAGCTCATCTGGAGAATGGTACAAGAGGGGTGTAAAGGAGGTATGTAGGCAGCCTGTAGATACggagattttattttgaatttaatataAGAACCTTTAATGTAATATTATATAAAGTAGAAACATTATATAACCCTGTATCTGGTATTGAAATTCACAATGCATACTACTTTagcttttggattttcttttataagTTCTATATTGCTTAAGTTCTTAAACTTTCTCATTCCTAAAATGTGTTGGGGCTTCTAATTGGTTTCCTCTGAAGGAATAAATCATTTCACTAGACAATATGGTAATGAGAGCCAAAGGTATTTCTGACTTATtcagataaataaaacattttgtttgtttttctttaaatcctgTATCCATTTATAGAATTCTATAACTACCAAGTACCGCAAAGGAGCATGTGAAAATTGTGGGGCCATGACACACAAAAAGAAGGACTGCTTTGAGGTAAGCTTGCCTTTGAGAATTTTGGAAATTGCTGCTAGagagtctttctttctttttttccttgtcataAAGCTTAATTCTGTTTTCCTAAAATTACCCATATCTAGGTACAAGTTAAACAAAAACTTTTGCTGCAAGATTAAGTGATAATTGAGTAGACCATAAAGTCTCATGGTATTTTAATTCCCGCTCTGTACAAGTTTTATGACATTTTCCTATGGGTTCCAGTACTTACGAAAAGATTCAATCTTGGTCTGTTTTCCAGAGACCTAGGCGAGTTGGAGCAAAATTTACAGGTACTAACATAGCTCCAGATGAACATGTCCAACCTCAGCTCATGTTTGACTATGATGGAAAGAGGGATAGGTGGAATGGCTACAATCCAGAAGAACACATGAAAATTGTAGAAGAATATGCTAAAGTTGATCTGGTAAGCAAAATCCCTGCTTTTCTTCTATCCTTAAAGAAAATACATTCTTGCTGTATTCCTAATTTAGCAGCTCTGTTTTTTGAGTCTTTGGTGGTATTTTTATAGTAACAATACCAGCAAACATAATTGAATAGGGAAAGTAAGCAGTGTACTACCCCTATTTGGCAacaacttctctttttttttaattctttttattattcttactcTCTCAGTTAGTAGTAAAAGATACTGGAAGCATGAGAGTGGCTTAGTGTCCAAAACTTTTGGCTTTCTGAGGTTGTAAACTCTTGGCTCTCGTACTTACCCATGAACCTATTTTATTTGTCTCACATAGTATTTGGAGGTAGTGAAAGGGAAATAGGAAAACTGGTTTTagagaattaaaatttattttaatgcaacCTCTTTTCTGTTAGGATTTCACTGTTCACCCCCGTTACTTAAAAATCACAGTTGTGCCATGTTATGTTTTTTTgccatgttatttttaaattagaattaaTATTTACAATTATGAGATGTCATATAAAAATCTGGATTTTGTCTTTTCTCGAACTCTGAAATACCTGATCACTCAACCAGCCTGGCAGGAGGCTCATCTGTAGTCAGCTGGCAGCTGTTGCTTTTAGAGTGGGCTTGCTCGGCAATTTACCACTGATTCTATTTGGCCCAATCTGCATTATTTGCCATGTCCAACTTTTGAGTTTGTCTCGAAAAGTCATAGATCTTAGAGCTAGAAGGAAGCTTAAAGAGATTATCTTGTCCAGTGTCATTTtctgaaaataacaaaattattcattttaaatatatgaaaattaaatggccatttgtatgttgttaagtaaattttaaatgtttctgttttttaggCAAAACGAACACTGAAAGCACaaaaactccaagaagaattagCCTCAGGAAAATTAGTAGAACAGGCTGTAAGTAATAAAAGTGATCAGTTAAAAATGTCAAACTcttagtaatcaaagaaatgaaagcaagaagTGCTGTTGAGGGGGAAGAATAAAACTGAtatgttttattctgttcttgGGAATATGACTTGATGGCAGTCATTTTGGAGAGGTTtttgaacataaaatatttatatgctttttctggaatttttttacTAGATCCATCCATCCTAAAGAATATTCAACTATTCAGAAAAGTTGTTATACATAAAGATGTTCATTGAAGCATTTTTTACAAtagcaagaaatttaaaatgactttAATGTCTAGGAATAGGGAATTAGTTAAGTAAGTTATTTTGCATCAGCACAATATTTGAATCTTGAATATTTCTTAACATGACAGTTATCAATACTTCGTCAACACTGGAAAACACTCATATTATGATACatggtaaaatattaattatattattacaGAACATGCAGAGTACAAATTCTCATTTAATGTAGAATTGGTGACTTTttccttattctcttttttaaaaatattttctaccttTTCAATAATGGACATGCATTAATTCTATAATTGGGCaaaaaattttttcatattaaaaaataggtatattttagccatttttcttttttaacttgagTGCTCAATAGCACTACAGGTTGCCATATAATTGTTATCTGAAGGTAAGGCACTATTTATATCAACTTAATATTCAGACTAAATACATTATGCTTATTAgagttttaaaagtttctttttaacaaattcataACACAAACTATTCCCACTCCCATGTTATTTTACCGAAAAAGGTAGCATAGTATACATATTCTCTAGCACCTTAGATAGAatcattttttatattcattttattgagatatattcacataccacgcagtcatacaaaacaaatcatacattcgattgttcacagtaccattacatagttgtacattcttcaccaaaatcaatccctgacaccttcattaccacacacacaaaaataacaagaataataattaaagtgaaaaagagcaattaaagtgaaaaataacactgggtgcgtttgtctgtttgtttgtttgtttgtttcccctattctactcatccatccataaactagacaaaggggagtgtggtcattatggctttcccaatcccattgtcacccctcataagctacatttttatacaattgtcttcaagattcatgggttctgggttgcagtttgatcgtttcaggtatccaccaccagctaccccaattcattagaacctaaaaagggttgtctgcattgtgcgtaagagtgcccaccagagtgatctctcggctccttttggaatctctctgctgctgaagtttatttcatttccattcacatcccccttttggtcaagaagatgttctctgtcccacgatgccgggtctacattcctccccgggagtcatattccacgttgccagggagattcactcccctgggtgtctgatcccacgtaggagggagggcagtgatttcacctgccaagtaggcttagctagagagagagggccacacctgagcaacaaagagccattcgtgaggaggctcttaggcacaattatagggaggcctagcctcttctttgcagcaacagtcttcccaagagcaaatcctgtggtagagggctcaacccatcatcaaaccaccagtcccctatgtctgtgggcatgttagcaaccatcgcagtggggcaggccaatacccctgcagaTAGAATCATTTTTAATGGTTGCTTGGTGTTCCGTTgagattattatatatataaattatgtataatttatataacttatcttcttttgtgaatttgATTTTTCCCCAATGTTTCACTATTGTAATATTGTAAATCACACTCTTGTACCTGTATCTTCTTTATATAGTTGACCTAGTttttctttaggataaattcATAGAAGTCTAGTTGCTAAGGTAATGAATATgtagattttaaattttgatgacatAACACTTggccagaaaggctataccactTTGTGCTTCTACCAGCATATTTATGCACCTATTTCTACATACCCCCACTCATACAATAAGGCATTCTTTTTAATCTCTGAAGCCTTTTTAAAGGGACATGATAACATGGTAAGCACTTTGCATTAGGCATTTTGTAGACTAAGGGACTGTCCTGAACAAACGCTACTGAAGAGAAGAGTGTTTTTGTGTTAAGGATTTCTGATTCTCCTTAAATCATGGTATAGCACCACCTGAGTATGTTTCTTCACTGCCCATATTTTACAAAGGTTTTTTAGGCTCCgaagatatttattaaatgatccaagtaacttttttctttattttggacttgATAAAACTATTAGTGAACTTTAATGAACATGGTGTGTCTGAAGACtaacacattttgaaataaatatccaTTGGGTACTTTAGGCATCTTAATCTTCCTATCACCTTTGTGTGATTATAATCCTAAGTCAATGAAAATTCTGTAGGAATTTTCTGGCTTTGTAAACATCTAATAAAATTAACCATTCACAATGGTATACTTGTATTCAAAACTTATGTTGTTCTCATTACAAGTGAGAAAATAGAATTTGTTCAAtagaattaaattatattatcTTAGCTGTGTTTTTAAAGTGTTACAATCAgtagatataaaattaaaaattcctttctgtcttttatgaTGCAGAATTCTCCAAAACACCAGTGGGGAGAAGAGGAACCAAATTCTCAGAcggtaataaatatttgctgtgtaTACCTATAcattaaaatttccaatttctgacaggtaattttaataaatgcttaACCCAGCTTTTAAAGAACTAAGTGAATAAGGGCTtattaaaggaaaacaggaacaggatgctgagctctttttcttaaagcttttgtttttctccctcttttcctctttcaggAAAAAGACCACAATAGTGAAGATGAGGATGAAGATAAATATGCAGATGATATTGACATGCCTGGACAGAATTTTGACTCTAAGAGACGGATTACTGTCCGGAATCTCAGAATtcgagaagatattgcaaaagtaAGCCTTGCCAAGTTAACAtatgcatttgaaaaatatttgtcgTCCCAAACTAAATTTTGTCTACTCATATAATATATAGGTAGTATAGTTTGAATCATTCAAAGATTagttattctgtttttttcttcaccTGTACCCAAGATAAATACACACTCCTTTAATTTATCATGATCAACTCCTCCTCCCAGTCCACTGAAATCTTTTTTGCTGTAAGTAAACACTAATGtaatcttaaattttttttcttctagtatttGAGGAATTTAGATCCAAATTCTGCTTATTATGACCCAAAAACTAGAGCGATGAGAGAGAATCCCTATGCCAATGCTGGAAAGAATCCAGATGAGTAAGTATAAATGTACAAAtttcaaaatgagggaaagaaattTTAAGCATAAAACTGAATCTCAATTTTAATGAACACCTTCTGTGGTTGGGTCAAAAAAGAATTAACTTTCCTCAAAGAAATCAATCActgtaaaacaattttttttcaatttgtatttgcAGAGTAAGTTATGCAGGAGATAACTTTGTTCGATACACAGGAGACACCATTTCAATGGCTCAGACTCAGTGTGAGTATTTGCTCTTAAGGCATTTTATATCTGCTCATGAGAAATTTGGGAGCATTTTTTAAAGCTTGTTTTCAAAAAGCTTGCAATATATGTAGGTGGCAACTCATTGAGATGTTTTTAATTACTCTAGTGTTTGCTTGGGAAGCCTATGACAAGGGCTCTGAAGTGCATCTACAGGCAGATCCTACAAAACTAGAATTGCTATATAAGTCATTCAAAGTGAAGAAAGAAGATTTCAAAGAACAGCAGAAGGAAGGCATCCTGGAAAAGGTAATTTTGACCAAAATGCTACAGAATAATGTTACTttaagagaaattactaaataacAAGCATTTGTTTTACATTCGGAATGCAAAACAGAGAGTTGCAGTTAATCCATGAACAATGTTCCTTTCCTTCCGTCGACTTAATCAGTTgctatacactttttttttaatcagctttGCAGCAAAACAAACCACTCCAAACCTTAGTAGCTGTATGTCATCTGGGTCTCCTGATCTGGGCCTCTTGGCTGAGGCTGAGCAGTGGTCTAGGATAGACTCACTCTGTTATGTAGAAGTTAGGCTAATTGCCCTAAGGAGGCCTCGTTTGGGACAGCTCATCTCTATTCCACATGGTGTCTCTCCTCCAGTAGGCTAGCCCACTCCTGCTGCTCCTTTTACATGAGAGTCTTGAGGTTCCACAGGGTAGCAGCAGAGAGCATGCCCCAATGAACAAGTGTTTTTCAGGCCTTTGCTTGCATCACATCTGACAATTTTCCATCGACCACAGTAAGTGACATTGCCAAGCCTAGATCAAAGGGTAGAGAAATAGACTCCATCTATTGATGGGAGGAGCAGCAAAGTCATGTGTCAAAAGGGATGCATACAGGACAGGGATAAGAGGAGTTTCTGGCCATGTTGCAGCCTGCCACACTTGATAAGATGAATAACACCTCAGACTTTTTAAATTTACCTATGAAAAGTTGGTGGCATATTAGTATTTTTTCCTTCACTGTGTTATGTATGATACAGCCCAAGAAAGAATATTCCTTTAATCTTTCTGATTGGAAGTAAACCCCTTGGTGGAGACTTGAATGTAAATCTTTGTTAGAACTTACCTAATAATGTCCAATGTCCCTTTAGTATGGTGGCCAAGAACACCTGGATGCCCCTCCAGCTGAATTACTTTTAGCTCAGACAGAAGACTATGTGGAGTACTCAAGACATGGAACAGTGATCAAAGGACAGGAGCGAGCTGTTGCCTGCTCTAAATATGAAGAGGACGTGAAGATCAACAATCACACGGTAAGTATTAAACCAAAACCATTTTATGTCCATATTAGCACTTTTCTCTGGattgcattttttattataaCTTTGTTAGCTAATCATtgctatgcatttttaaatattttaactttgtattttgaaatttttacaaaaacaggaaaaatgtgAAAGAATACTGCAATGTTCACTTATTTACCTATtgcctagattaaaaaaaatgttaacactgCCATATATGCTTTGTCTAGATGTATGGGTATATGTGTGTACGCACCCTGAGATAGCACTAAAGACATAGATGTAGCTATAGATAGATGTAcgtacacattttttttctgtttatatgtttTATGGGGTTTCATTTTTGGTGGAAAACATTTGGGAGAAAACACTATGtcatatatttctaaaaataaggaTATTCTCCTACATGACTATAATGTCATTATCACACTTTAATATCATCTAGTAGTCCATAatcacattttccaaaataaacccaaaacatCTTTAATAGCTGGTTTTTTTCAAGCCATGATCCAATCAAAGTTTATTTGGATTGGTTATTATTTCTCTCTAGCCTCTTTTTTTCTAGAACATTTCTCCCCTTTTTCAAGACATTGATGATTGAAGAGATCAGGCCAATTATTTTGACGTGTCTTGCTCTGTATTTGACTGTTTCCTTGTGGTATCATATTACTTATTCGTTTATCCTTTGtaattcctgtaaatgggaatTTTGGTCTAAAAGCTGGATTAGATATAAGTTAAACATTTTTTGACAAGAATACCTCATAGGCGAGCAGTATACTTATATTGCATCACATCAGAAAGCATGTACTCTCACTTGCTCTACTCTTGAAGTCTTCAAACTAAATTGTCTTTAAGTCAGGGGTCAAAAACTCAACTACCCATAGGAACCAAGTCAGAAATCATACATGAGTGAGGAGGCCTGGCAAATTGTACAAACTGGAGAATGCAAGCTCTGTCTAATAACGGTATCCACTATTAAGCAACAGCCAGTTAATGCCATGTGAGAATTCAGGGCCAGGATTTCCTAGCCCTTCTGAATTTTTTGAGAGAAGTCAGATATCTTAAAGTTTTTATAAATAGATTTTTGGAAATAGAATGTAAGAGCATTGTAATCATCATGCCTGCTTCTCACACCTGAGGGCCAGCTACCCTCTCTCTGTTAGTCAACCTTAGAATTCTCATCATTTGCCCCCCAAATTACCTTTTAAAGGGG
Above is a genomic segment from Choloepus didactylus isolate mChoDid1 chromosome 11, mChoDid1.pri, whole genome shotgun sequence containing:
- the SLU7 gene encoding pre-mRNA-splicing factor SLU7 isoform X2 — translated: MSAAAVEAVNAAPLSGSKEMSLEEPKKMTREDWRKKKELEEQRKLGNAPAEVDEEGKDINPHIPQYISSVPWYIDPSKRPTLKHQRPQPEKQKQFSSSGEWYKRGVKENSITTKYRKGACENCGAMTHKKKDCFERPRRVGAKFTGTNIAPDEHVQPQLMFDYDGKRDRWNGYNPEEHMKIVEEYAKVDLAKRTLKAQKLQEELASGKLVEQANSPKHQWGEEEPNSQTEKDHNSEDEDEDKYADDIDMPGQNFDSKRRITVRNLRIREDIAKYLRNLDPNSAYYDPKTRAMRENPYANAGKNPDEVSYAGDNFVRYTGDTISMAQTQLFAWEAYDKGSEVHLQADPTKLELLYKSFKVKKEDFKEQQKEGILEKYGGQEHLDAPPAELLLAQTEDYVEYSRHGTVIKGQERAVACSKYEEDVKINNHTHIWGSFWKEGRWGYKCCHSFVKYSYCTGETGKEIANAEGCIANDVSGEESLKKPQTLMEMHQVKLKEEKKKKKKKKHRKSSSDSEGEEKKIEKLKKALNAEEARLLHVKEIMQIDERKRPYNSIYETREPTEEEMEAYRMKRQRPDDPMASFLGQ
- the SLU7 gene encoding pre-mRNA-splicing factor SLU7 isoform X1, whose amino-acid sequence is MNLQRRQEEQRERGGQVTMSAAAVEAVNAAPLSGSKEMSLEEPKKMTREDWRKKKELEEQRKLGNAPAEVDEEGKDINPHIPQYISSVPWYIDPSKRPTLKHQRPQPEKQKQFSSSGEWYKRGVKENSITTKYRKGACENCGAMTHKKKDCFERPRRVGAKFTGTNIAPDEHVQPQLMFDYDGKRDRWNGYNPEEHMKIVEEYAKVDLAKRTLKAQKLQEELASGKLVEQANSPKHQWGEEEPNSQTEKDHNSEDEDEDKYADDIDMPGQNFDSKRRITVRNLRIREDIAKYLRNLDPNSAYYDPKTRAMRENPYANAGKNPDEVSYAGDNFVRYTGDTISMAQTQLFAWEAYDKGSEVHLQADPTKLELLYKSFKVKKEDFKEQQKEGILEKYGGQEHLDAPPAELLLAQTEDYVEYSRHGTVIKGQERAVACSKYEEDVKINNHTHIWGSFWKEGRWGYKCCHSFVKYSYCTGETGKEIANAEGCIANDVSGEESLKKPQTLMEMHQVKLKEEKKKKKKKKHRKSSSDSEGEEKKIEKLKKALNAEEARLLHVKEIMQIDERKRPYNSIYETREPTEEEMEAYRMKRQRPDDPMASFLGQ